Proteins encoded together in one Planctomyces sp. SH-PL14 window:
- a CDS encoding HTTM domain-containing protein: MARSTGDREASTPGFSARLAGRFPESLSGTVNGASLAVFRIVFGTAVAWSMFAYLQPVGDTNLAEAVYGRAGWHFTYPGFAWVKPLPGPWLDGHFLITGAAGLLLALGLFYRAAAVVVFLGYTWYFLLDQTYFNNHFYLISLLAFLLIWMPADRCWALRWPRRPTDGRVPSWSVFLLRAQFLIVYLYASIAKFNADWLTGEPMIATGKVLLETAERWIPLPASIEAIHVSLALAWTGLVFDMLIGFLLLLPRTRLLAVAMLGVFHGINQLTLPIGVFPFLGFTGSLIFLDPSWPVQLGRWLRRPRWIAPDPNWCRWGAIAVPGLGALLGWRLPEDPANRETSSKPPRLLTGLVAAWLVFQVAAPLRHFFIPGDASWTEEGQLFAWRMMLRQKTSGHITLHVEDAGLFQPNGQGHRVPDWSRSPDISTRAIYIPIDGPRFQWSDHPGLTTVFEGLVGYRMIYVPRTNSAEEFSHFSEYWSAKTRETIELRKGISLRDALSNVAAILKRQAEASPNRGNADLARLSAEGLRLYEELAPAGDRREEGLARLHGLLLTLDNREQEGVLSRELRLVQPFELAGAAPSQTPFYVVEQATTPEDLQRLSTRLGKPESYVVWCDFTRLQPAAWKVLPPWFPVHEEGELTILWNSFHDLSGRQTEALAAQPYLIQQYAKEVARRWERDCGRRPAVHAYTSVMMNYRYPRPLVDPEQDMAAVEYSFWKHNAWILPAEHRKVNIAEQVEQGRSARR, encoded by the coding sequence TTGGCCAGATCCACAGGCGACCGCGAGGCGTCGACGCCTGGCTTCTCGGCCCGACTCGCTGGGCGATTCCCAGAGAGCCTGTCCGGGACCGTGAACGGAGCCTCGCTGGCCGTGTTCCGCATCGTCTTCGGGACCGCGGTGGCCTGGTCTATGTTCGCGTACCTCCAGCCCGTGGGGGACACGAATCTCGCCGAGGCGGTGTACGGCCGCGCCGGCTGGCACTTCACCTACCCCGGCTTCGCCTGGGTGAAGCCGCTGCCGGGGCCCTGGCTGGACGGGCACTTCCTGATCACCGGCGCGGCGGGGCTGCTGCTGGCCCTGGGGCTGTTCTACCGCGCGGCCGCCGTGGTCGTCTTCCTCGGATACACCTGGTACTTCCTGCTCGATCAGACCTATTTCAACAACCACTTCTACCTGATTTCGCTCCTGGCCTTCCTGCTGATCTGGATGCCGGCAGACCGATGCTGGGCGCTCCGCTGGCCGCGCCGGCCGACCGACGGCCGGGTCCCCTCCTGGAGCGTGTTTCTGCTGCGGGCCCAGTTTCTGATCGTGTACCTGTACGCCTCGATCGCCAAGTTCAACGCCGACTGGCTGACCGGCGAGCCGATGATCGCCACGGGAAAGGTCCTGCTGGAGACTGCGGAACGATGGATTCCGCTTCCCGCGTCGATCGAGGCGATCCACGTCAGTCTGGCGCTCGCCTGGACGGGCCTCGTGTTCGACATGCTGATCGGCTTCCTGCTCCTGCTCCCCCGGACGCGGCTCCTGGCGGTGGCGATGCTGGGGGTGTTCCACGGCATCAACCAGTTGACGCTTCCTATCGGCGTGTTTCCGTTTCTGGGCTTCACCGGCTCGCTGATCTTTCTGGATCCCAGCTGGCCGGTGCAATTGGGCCGCTGGCTCCGGAGGCCGCGATGGATCGCGCCCGATCCGAACTGGTGCCGCTGGGGAGCCATCGCGGTTCCGGGTCTGGGAGCGCTCCTGGGCTGGCGGCTCCCGGAGGATCCGGCGAACAGGGAGACGTCCTCGAAGCCGCCCCGCCTCCTGACCGGCCTGGTCGCGGCCTGGCTGGTGTTTCAGGTCGCGGCTCCGCTCCGGCACTTCTTCATCCCCGGCGACGCCAGCTGGACGGAAGAAGGGCAGCTCTTCGCCTGGCGGATGATGCTCCGACAGAAAACGTCCGGGCACATCACGCTCCATGTGGAAGACGCCGGCCTGTTCCAGCCGAACGGCCAGGGCCACCGCGTTCCGGACTGGTCCCGGTCTCCCGACATCTCGACGCGGGCCATCTACATTCCGATCGATGGTCCCCGCTTCCAGTGGTCCGACCATCCGGGCCTCACCACCGTCTTCGAGGGGCTGGTCGGCTACCGCATGATCTACGTCCCCCGCACCAACAGCGCGGAGGAGTTCTCGCACTTCTCCGAGTACTGGTCGGCCAAGACCCGGGAGACGATCGAGCTCCGGAAAGGGATCTCGCTCCGTGACGCTCTCAGCAATGTCGCCGCGATTCTGAAACGGCAGGCGGAGGCGTCCCCCAACCGCGGGAACGCGGATCTCGCCCGGCTGAGTGCCGAGGGCCTTCGGCTCTATGAGGAACTCGCTCCCGCCGGAGACCGGCGGGAAGAGGGACTGGCGCGGCTGCACGGACTGCTGCTGACCCTGGACAATCGGGAGCAGGAGGGTGTGCTGTCTCGGGAGTTAAGACTGGTCCAGCCCTTTGAACTGGCGGGTGCCGCCCCCTCCCAGACGCCGTTCTACGTCGTGGAACAGGCCACCACGCCTGAGGACCTGCAGCGTCTCTCCACACGGCTGGGGAAACCGGAATCGTACGTCGTCTGGTGTGATTTCACCCGGCTCCAACCGGCCGCCTGGAAGGTGCTCCCGCCGTGGTTCCCGGTCCATGAGGAGGGTGAGCTCACGATCCTGTGGAACTCCTTCCACGACCTGTCGGGCCGGCAGACGGAGGCCCTGGCGGCCCAGCCTTACCTGATCCAGCAGTACGCGAAAGAAGTCGCCCGTCGCTGGGAGCGGGACTGCGGACGACGTCCCGCGGTCCATGCCTACACGAGCGTCATGATGAACTACCGCTACCCGCGCCCGCTGGTGGATCCGGAGCAGGACATGGCCGCGGTGGAGTACTCCTTCTGGAAGCACAACGCCTGGATCCTGCCCGCGGAGCACCGCAAGGTGAACATCGCCGAGCAGGTCGAACAGGGGCGCTCCGCTCGCCGCTGA